In one window of Nicotiana tabacum cultivar K326 chromosome 12, ASM71507v2, whole genome shotgun sequence DNA:
- the LOC107814631 gene encoding small ribosomal subunit protein uS8z/uS8w gives MVRVSVLNDALKSMYNAEKRGKRQVMIRPSSKVIIKFLIVMQKHGYIGEFEYVDDHRSGKIVVELNGRLNKCGVISPRFDVGVKEIEGWTARLLPSRQFGYIVLTTSAGIMDHEEARRKNVGGKVLGFFY, from the exons ATGGTTAGGGTTAGTGTGCTGAATGATGCTCTCAAGAGCATGTACAATGCTGAAAAGAGAGGAAAGCGTCAGGTCATGATTAGACCTTCCTCAAAAGTCATCATCAAGTTCCTCATTGTCATGCAGAAGCATG GTTACATTGGTGAATTTGAGTACGTTGATGATCATAGGTCTGGTAAGATAGTTGTTGAGCTGAATGGAAGGCTAAACAAGTGTGGTGTCATTAGTCCTCGCTTTGATGTTGGAGTTAAGGAGATTGAAGGATGGACTGCTAGATTACTCCCTTCTCGTCAG TTCGGCTACATTGTGCTGACAACTTCTGCTGGTATCATGGACCATGAGGAAGCCCGGCGAAAGAATGTTGGTGGGAAAGTTCTCGGTTTCTTTTATTGA